One genomic region from Proteus vulgaris encodes:
- the speFL gene encoding leader peptide SpeFL, producing the protein MENNNRKTPHIRRIAHIMMYKQRQCFHFSVFNG; encoded by the coding sequence ATGGAAAATAATAATAGGAAAACACCTCATATTAGACGTATTGCCCACATTATGATGTATAAACAACGTCAGTGCTTCCATTTCTCTGTTTTTAACGGATAA